The DNA window CCGTCGTTGGCAGGCGACCAGGCGAGAAAATCGATGGTCCAGCCGTCTTGTTGCACGGTGCGCGGGCGGCCTGCGGCGTCCAGGTCGACACGCTCGGCGCCCGCGTCGGCGATCCGCAGCGCGCGAACCCAATCCGGCATCTGATTGACCGGGATGGTCCAGCCGGTTGCTTCCAGCAATATCTGCTCGGCGTCGGGGCCGCTGCGCGGACCGCCTTCCAGCCCCTCCAGGCGCCCGGCACCACTGGTGGTGTCGCCGGTGAGCACCCAGCTCTGCCTGGTCACCGGCGCGCTGAGTTGCACGCGGTAGCGCGGGCCGTCCTGCTGCCAGTCGATGTGGCCACTGCCGCCATTGCGGTCCTTGCTGATCGCCACCCGCCCCTGGAACGACCAGGTCGGGTGCGCCCGC is part of the Xanthomonas fragariae genome and encodes:
- the lolB gene encoding lipoprotein insertase outer membrane protein LolB, whose protein sequence is MNSAIRVLALSGLVLVGLSACVSMPRGQGGGAAAVDQVFDIARQAETARQAWLRAHPTWSFQGRVAISKDRNGGSGHIDWQQDGPRYRVQLSAPVTRQSWVLTGDTTSGAGRLEGLEGGPRSGPDAEQILLEATGWTIPVNQMPDWVRALRIADAGAERVDLDAAGRPRTVQQDGWTIDFLAWSPANDGQPELPQRLEARNGDAKVRLLVDQWTVSP